In Gigantopelta aegis isolate Gae_Host chromosome 6, Gae_host_genome, whole genome shotgun sequence, the following are encoded in one genomic region:
- the LOC121373924 gene encoding histone-lysine N-methyltransferase, H3 lysine-79 specific-like isoform X6 produces MVQELKLHSPAGSEPAIYQWPIPGSEGKEGAEEIIDTIRWVCEDIPELKLAMENYVLQDIDTKSFQSMKCLCEKYNKAIDSVLQLWKGTAGSSRLNIPPSNSLLKHILQQCYNHAVTDPEKLNQYEPFSPEVYGETSFELVEQMIQAVNFTEDDSFVDLGSGVGQVVLQVSSATPCKKCYGIEKAEWPALYQKEMDIRFRKWMNWYGKIHGEYELEKGDFLDDRVKEKLCNATVVFVNNFAFGPQVDHQLKIRFANMKEGAKIVSSKAFCPLNFRITDRNLSDIGTIMHVTELSPLCGAVSWTGKPFTYYVHTIDRTLLEKYFLRLKNPGIKEEVRRDRKGRPISFKDKTNNIHVDDRKSRHRREVAPHDEHYHAAKVLDFDSASNTSNATDESNSLYGPTTRRGWAEWVSRPKSPSSGDQENDTVNMEMRNRLRKEKRRKRPSKRLNGMIRKRNANKEGVKTLASKKCGTQGKTLDLDGLNLLHTHTLLSTMATGAESQQYNDRTMTGKSKSYFKPIVQKQTVSSLETPPALQQLLEIFRQQYMGFLAHMQSSHYKTFLQEHIDKENIRRNELQSKMFLLEKQITGLQKNSCQMLKTRLSELGIKADNPSDFLNEAKNIVECHKALERQTVLLNSQIKNLELEQQQILIAQKVSESCPSTKLNPRKNGFLQPVYTQNYLRKEVSTSFSRKKKLLSHVLQLEQEVDNLEKINIDLISTWKSRPDISSPYDDKMEDEKSTVKDKTVDAEKCKIAVKTELGTTEVRDNEHEFACMMTKLKSDVTSVLMDNICGKNGFDQSTVHQIEEYKNKMLSNADDPSVSKFKEPNFSIKGLLECTKTSKSVISTKPSDVSRTAYKASAEHSYANLDNAEKIKKEKKTKGNSAPVSLALKNVMKHQMDMLGNIPSCNTTVDLSPMSENKLRLSVANDLISLRDRLDTKNRESPMEKKFEPSYSPISRPSSRSSTESIPSGVEVPVSPKILTRRIPATIPKPIVPQPRRASVGKTALCRITPPVHSVSHAQTSPMNIQSAPVQMVSSHLTNKLGSQARVIYTPTTAGVSPSSVQINNAIMKHKEQRVGANHVYRPKPQGHVNTQVLHSQHNTAIVKTSTPSRRQTTTITSSSSSAVVMSVSQSAVMTQAVVPSSAAYSMANNHVVAQLAQGVPMQLAAAPGTSSSGLTWILLVPEK; encoded by the exons CTTCCAGAGTATGAAATGTCTGTGTGAAAAGTACAACAAAGCCATCGACAGTGTTTTACAACTG TGGAAAGGAACAGCTGGATCCAGCAGGCTAAACATACCTCCATCCAATAGCCTGCTCAAACACATCTTACAGCAATGCTACAACCATGCAGTCACTGACCCCGAAAAACTCAACCAGTATGAACCTTTCTCACCTGAG GTGTATGGTGAGACATCATTCGAGTTGGTGGAACAGATGATCCAAGCTGTTAATTTCACTGAAGATGATTCGTTTGTTGATCTCGGTAGTG GTGTTGGCCAAGTTGTCTTGCAGGTATCATCAGCCACCCCATGTAAGAAATGTTACGGCATAGAAAAGGCAGAATGGCCAGCGTTATATCAGAAG gaaatGGATATCAGATTCCGCAAGTGGATGAATTGGTATGGAAAGATCCATGGTGAATACGag CTAGAAAAGGGAGATTTTTTAGATGACAGAGTCAAAGAAAAATTATGTAATGCTAc tgtggTATTTGTAAACAACTTTGCCTTTGGACCACAAGTTGATCACCAG ctCAAAATCCGCTTTGCCAATATGAAAGAAGGTGCTAAAATTGTTTCCTCTAAAGCTTTCTGTCCTCTCAACTTCCGTATTACAGATCGAAATCTCAGTG ATATTGGGACAATCATGCACGTCACGGAGCTGTCGCCTCTCTGTGGTGCTGTTTCCTGGACGGGCAAACCTTTCACCTACTATGTTCACACAATTGATAGAACATTG cttgaaaaatattttctgcGTTTAAAGAATCCTGGTATTAAG GAAGAAGTGCGTAGAGATAGAAAAGGGCGACCAATTTCTTTTAAGGATAAAACCAATAATATTCATGTG GATGATAGGAAGAGTAGACATCGACGGGAGGTTGCTCCTCATGATGAGCACTACCATGCGGCCAAGGTTCTTGACTTTGACAGTGCCAGTAACACCAGCAATGCCACCGACGAGAGTAACAGCCTGTACGGACCCACCACGCGGCGGGGCTGGGCGGAGTGGGTGTCACGACCCAAGTCACCTTCCAGCGGGGACCAGGAGAATGACacg GTGAACATGGAGATGCGTAATCGTTTAAGAAAGGAGAAACGTAGAAAGAGACCAAGCAAGAGACTGAATGGGATGATTCGGAAACGTAATGCAAACAAAg AAGGTGTTAAAACACTGGCAAGCAAAAAGTGCGGAACACAAGGTAAAACTTTGGACTTGGATGGCCTCAACTTGTTGCATACCCACACTCTCCTGTCTACCATGGCAACAG GTGCTGAAAGCCAGCAGTACAATGATCGTACGATGACGGGGAAGTCCAAGTCATACTTCAAGCCGATTGTCCAGAAACAAACTGTGTCATCTTTGGAAACTCCTCCAGCCCTGCAGCAGCTGCTTG AAATTTTCCGTCAACAGTATATGGGCTTTCTTGCCCACATGCAGAGTTCCcactataaaacatttctacaggAACATATTGATAAGGAAAAT ATACGACGAAATGAACTTCAgtctaaaatgtttttattagaaaaacaaattacaggTTTACAGAAGAATAGTTGTCAGATGTTAAAGACACGTCTATCTGAG CTCGGAATCAAAGCGGACAACCCCAGTGACTTCTTAAATGAGGCCAAGAACATCGTGGAGTGCCACAAAGCCCTAGAACGCCAGACTGTGTTGCTGAACTCGCAGATCAAGAATCTGGAGCTGGAACAGCAGCAGATA TTGATTGCCCAGAAGGTCAGTGAATCGTGCCCAAGTACCAAATTAAATCCCCGAaag AATGGATTCTTACAACCAGTCTACACTCAGAATTATTTGCGGAAAGAGGTGTCCACCTCATTTTCGCGTAAGAAGAAACTTCTGAGTCACGTGTTACAGCTGGAGCAGGAGGTGGACAACCTGGAGAAGATCAACATCGATCTGATCAGCACGTGGAAGTCCCGACCCGACATCTCCAGTCCGTACGATGACAAAATGGAAGACGAGAAATCCACTGTGAAAGACAAAACTGTAGATGCAGAGAAGTGCAAAATTGCAGTGAAGACTGAGCTGGGAACAACTGAAGTTAGAGACAATGAACACGAGTTTGCTTGCATGATGACGAAGCTGAAGAGCGATGTAACATCCGTATTAATGGATAATATATGTGGGAAGAACGGCTTCGACCAGTCCACAGTTCATCAGATAGaagaatacaaaaacaaaatgctgaGCAATGCCGACGATCCATCCGTTTCAAAATTCAAGGAGCCCAATTTTTCAATAAAAGGTCTGCTTGAATGCACGAAAACCAGCAAGTCTGTGATTTCAACAAAACCATCGGACGTTTCCCGCACTGCATACAAGGCCAGTGCAGAACATTCCTATGCTAATTTGGATAATGCAGAAAAGatcaagaaagaaaagaagacgaAAGGAAACAGTGCACCGGTTTCACTGGCTCTGAAAAATGTAATGAAGCACCAGATGGACATGCTTGGTAACATTCCCTCTTGCAATACTACTGTTGATCTCAGTCCCATGTCGGAAAACAAGCTACGGCTGTCCGTGGCCAATGATTTGATCAGTCTGCGAGACAGATTGGACACAAAGAACAGGGAATCGCCGATGGAGAAGAAGTTTGAGCCGAGCTATTCGCCAATCAGCCGACCTAGCAGCAGAAGCAGCACCGAATCCATTCCTTCTGGTGTGGAGGTACCCGTCAGTCCAAAGATCCTGACTCGGAGGATACCGGCCACCATCCCCAAACCAATTGTACCTCAGCCTCGCAGGGCGTCGGTCGGTAAGACCGCATTGTGTCGAATCACACCTCCGGTTCACTCGGTGAGCCACGCGCAGACTTCGCCCATGAATATTCAATCAGCACCAGTACAGATGGTCAGCAGTCACCTGACGAACAAATTGGGGAGTCAAGCTCGAGTTATTTACACTCCAACGACTGCTGGCGTCAGTCCCTCCAGCGTGCaaataaataatgcaataatGAAGCACAAAGAGCAACGAGTTGGTGCCAATCATGTATATCGACCAAAACCTCAGGGACATGTAAACACTCAGGTCTTACATTCTCAGCACAATACTGCCATTGTTAAGACTTCCACTCCAAGCAGAAGACAGACCACTACTatcaccagcagcagcagcagtgcAGTGGTTATGTCGGTATCACAGTCTGCCGTCATGACGCAGGCAGTGGTACCGAGTAGTGCAGCGTACTCGATGGCCAACAATCACGTGGTAGCTCAGCTCGCCCAGGGTGTGCCCATGCAGTTGGCCGCAGCTCCTGGTACTTCCTCGTCAG gTTTGACGTGGATACTGTTAGTTCCTGAGAAGTGA
- the LOC121373924 gene encoding histone-lysine N-methyltransferase, H3 lysine-79 specific-like isoform X2, with protein MVQELKLHSPAGSEPAIYQWPIPGSEGKEGAEEIIDTIRWVCEDIPELKLAMENYVLQDIDTKSFQSMKCLCEKYNKAIDSVLQLWKGTAGSSRLNIPPSNSLLKHILQQCYNHAVTDPEKLNQYEPFSPEVYGETSFELVEQMIQAVNFTEDDSFVDLGSGVGQVVLQVSSATPCKKCYGIEKAEWPALYQKEMDIRFRKWMNWYGKIHGEYELEKGDFLDDRVKEKLCNATVVFVNNFAFGPQVDHQLKIRFANMKEGAKIVSSKAFCPLNFRITDRNLSDITSIIHVTVLSPLRGAVSWTGKPVTFYLHTLDRSLLEKYFLRLKNPGIKEEVRRDRKGRPISFKDKTNNIHVDDRKSRHRREVAPHDEHYHAAKVLDFDSASNTSNATDESNSLYGPTTRRGWAEWVSRPKSPSSGDQENDTVNMEMRNRLRKEKRRKRPSKRLNGMIRKRNANKEGVKTLASKKCGTQGKTLDLDGLNLLHTHTLLSTMATGAESQQYNDRTMTGKSKSYFKPIVQKQTVSSLETPPALQQLLEIFRQQYMGFLAHMQSSHYKTFLQEHIDKENIRRNELQSKMFLLEKQITGLQKNSCQMLKTRLSELGIKADNPSDFLNEAKNIVECHKALERQTVLLNSQIKNLELEQQQILIAQKVSESCPSTKLNPRKNGFLQPVYTQNYLRKEVSTSFSRKKKLLSHVLQLEQEVDNLEKINIDLISTWKSRPDISSPYDDKMEDEKSTVKDKTVDAEKCKIAVKTELGTTEVRDNEHEFACMMTKLKSDVTSVLMDNICGKNGFDQSTVHQIEEYKNKMLSNADDPSVSKFKEPNFSIKGLLECTKTSKSVISTKPSDVSRTAYKASAEHSYANLDNAEKIKKEKKTKGNSAPVSLALKNVMKHQMDMLGNIPSCNTTVDLSPMSENKLRLSVANDLISLRDRLDTKNRESPMEKKFEPSYSPISRPSSRSSTESIPSGVEVPVSPKILTRRIPATIPKPIVPQPRRASVGKTALCRITPPVHSVSHAQTSPMNIQSAPVQMVSSHLTNKLGSQARVIYTPTTAGVSPSSVQINNAIMKHKEQRVGANHVYRPKPQGHVNTQVLHSQHNTAIVKTSTPSRRQTTTITSSSSSAVVMSVSQSAVMTQAVVPSSAAYSMANNHVVAQLAQGVPMQLAAAPGTSSSGGSKTKTHESTSPDKKWQAQINSGFDALVAFASSELDRSRELKRKTSDNDKPLETSPVTPSTPSPPRDSGSSKAKGLFAAVKLPFRCDSTSAKCPKLSDMSSVSSPSSSSSRGAHNSPRSSSPLDRRGPHTPPGSPKTTYSRKSRNRRRRRHSRSSSCDSSRSRSHSSSRSWSSRSRSSSLSSMSSDSSDSDQERKVKSSVSGTRQISSGNQYSSKNGLTDRVACGGVSAKGVSSGTIHVVNSNVLSGGGLVVMKSLAPVTNSESVFYHGNGSGAFSPFIMDPSQKAAVTGCSGASKGLHVPPADMAYIPSNSSDKPPPQLIKQTKLESHSGGYPDYPSQINPIPTHNAYGSPHTVPALHHNSTVEKSSSKPPPFSPRYIRPPPPPRVLQTANAHTSSPVAPSPPNPAHIHHTKLTRPPPPNSAPPQPLLTPLQPPPLPPIIGSNNSASPSHPRFPDFTRPPPPLGNAPVRSSLGPPHGSPIPQPRHSQHSPNKPASANLRVHHSQHSSVRPNPSVRPPLRQSQPSSVWPAHSSQLRYGAGNPTPMMNHLNGPVDMSRPHMEAHHPPACGIPHMGYLDVRSRPPNVHSSNPLSHNVMSNATNMGQRSDPGACMTFPGQTMNRGMPSQFGPVGPPEWQTFTYGGSNMGLGHR; from the exons CTTCCAGAGTATGAAATGTCTGTGTGAAAAGTACAACAAAGCCATCGACAGTGTTTTACAACTG TGGAAAGGAACAGCTGGATCCAGCAGGCTAAACATACCTCCATCCAATAGCCTGCTCAAACACATCTTACAGCAATGCTACAACCATGCAGTCACTGACCCCGAAAAACTCAACCAGTATGAACCTTTCTCACCTGAG GTGTATGGTGAGACATCATTCGAGTTGGTGGAACAGATGATCCAAGCTGTTAATTTCACTGAAGATGATTCGTTTGTTGATCTCGGTAGTG GTGTTGGCCAAGTTGTCTTGCAGGTATCATCAGCCACCCCATGTAAGAAATGTTACGGCATAGAAAAGGCAGAATGGCCAGCGTTATATCAGAAG gaaatGGATATCAGATTCCGCAAGTGGATGAATTGGTATGGAAAGATCCATGGTGAATACGag CTAGAAAAGGGAGATTTTTTAGATGACAGAGTCAAAGAAAAATTATGTAATGCTAc tgtggTATTTGTAAACAACTTTGCCTTTGGACCACAAGTTGATCACCAG ctCAAAATCCGCTTTGCCAATATGAAAGAAGGTGCTAAAATTGTTTCCTCTAAAGCTTTCTGTCCTCTCAACTTCCGTATTACAGATCGAAATCTCAGTG ATATTACCTCCATTATACATGTTACTGTGCTGTCCCCATTGCGAGGTGCCGTGTCTTGGACAGGCAAACCAGTCACATTCTACCTACACACTCTAGACAGAAGTCTG cttgaaaaatattttctgcGTTTAAAGAATCCTGGTATTAAG GAAGAAGTGCGTAGAGATAGAAAAGGGCGACCAATTTCTTTTAAGGATAAAACCAATAATATTCATGTG GATGATAGGAAGAGTAGACATCGACGGGAGGTTGCTCCTCATGATGAGCACTACCATGCGGCCAAGGTTCTTGACTTTGACAGTGCCAGTAACACCAGCAATGCCACCGACGAGAGTAACAGCCTGTACGGACCCACCACGCGGCGGGGCTGGGCGGAGTGGGTGTCACGACCCAAGTCACCTTCCAGCGGGGACCAGGAGAATGACacg GTGAACATGGAGATGCGTAATCGTTTAAGAAAGGAGAAACGTAGAAAGAGACCAAGCAAGAGACTGAATGGGATGATTCGGAAACGTAATGCAAACAAAg AAGGTGTTAAAACACTGGCAAGCAAAAAGTGCGGAACACAAGGTAAAACTTTGGACTTGGATGGCCTCAACTTGTTGCATACCCACACTCTCCTGTCTACCATGGCAACAG GTGCTGAAAGCCAGCAGTACAATGATCGTACGATGACGGGGAAGTCCAAGTCATACTTCAAGCCGATTGTCCAGAAACAAACTGTGTCATCTTTGGAAACTCCTCCAGCCCTGCAGCAGCTGCTTG AAATTTTCCGTCAACAGTATATGGGCTTTCTTGCCCACATGCAGAGTTCCcactataaaacatttctacaggAACATATTGATAAGGAAAAT ATACGACGAAATGAACTTCAgtctaaaatgtttttattagaaaaacaaattacaggTTTACAGAAGAATAGTTGTCAGATGTTAAAGACACGTCTATCTGAG CTCGGAATCAAAGCGGACAACCCCAGTGACTTCTTAAATGAGGCCAAGAACATCGTGGAGTGCCACAAAGCCCTAGAACGCCAGACTGTGTTGCTGAACTCGCAGATCAAGAATCTGGAGCTGGAACAGCAGCAGATA TTGATTGCCCAGAAGGTCAGTGAATCGTGCCCAAGTACCAAATTAAATCCCCGAaag AATGGATTCTTACAACCAGTCTACACTCAGAATTATTTGCGGAAAGAGGTGTCCACCTCATTTTCGCGTAAGAAGAAACTTCTGAGTCACGTGTTACAGCTGGAGCAGGAGGTGGACAACCTGGAGAAGATCAACATCGATCTGATCAGCACGTGGAAGTCCCGACCCGACATCTCCAGTCCGTACGATGACAAAATGGAAGACGAGAAATCCACTGTGAAAGACAAAACTGTAGATGCAGAGAAGTGCAAAATTGCAGTGAAGACTGAGCTGGGAACAACTGAAGTTAGAGACAATGAACACGAGTTTGCTTGCATGATGACGAAGCTGAAGAGCGATGTAACATCCGTATTAATGGATAATATATGTGGGAAGAACGGCTTCGACCAGTCCACAGTTCATCAGATAGaagaatacaaaaacaaaatgctgaGCAATGCCGACGATCCATCCGTTTCAAAATTCAAGGAGCCCAATTTTTCAATAAAAGGTCTGCTTGAATGCACGAAAACCAGCAAGTCTGTGATTTCAACAAAACCATCGGACGTTTCCCGCACTGCATACAAGGCCAGTGCAGAACATTCCTATGCTAATTTGGATAATGCAGAAAAGatcaagaaagaaaagaagacgaAAGGAAACAGTGCACCGGTTTCACTGGCTCTGAAAAATGTAATGAAGCACCAGATGGACATGCTTGGTAACATTCCCTCTTGCAATACTACTGTTGATCTCAGTCCCATGTCGGAAAACAAGCTACGGCTGTCCGTGGCCAATGATTTGATCAGTCTGCGAGACAGATTGGACACAAAGAACAGGGAATCGCCGATGGAGAAGAAGTTTGAGCCGAGCTATTCGCCAATCAGCCGACCTAGCAGCAGAAGCAGCACCGAATCCATTCCTTCTGGTGTGGAGGTACCCGTCAGTCCAAAGATCCTGACTCGGAGGATACCGGCCACCATCCCCAAACCAATTGTACCTCAGCCTCGCAGGGCGTCGGTCGGTAAGACCGCATTGTGTCGAATCACACCTCCGGTTCACTCGGTGAGCCACGCGCAGACTTCGCCCATGAATATTCAATCAGCACCAGTACAGATGGTCAGCAGTCACCTGACGAACAAATTGGGGAGTCAAGCTCGAGTTATTTACACTCCAACGACTGCTGGCGTCAGTCCCTCCAGCGTGCaaataaataatgcaataatGAAGCACAAAGAGCAACGAGTTGGTGCCAATCATGTATATCGACCAAAACCTCAGGGACATGTAAACACTCAGGTCTTACATTCTCAGCACAATACTGCCATTGTTAAGACTTCCACTCCAAGCAGAAGACAGACCACTACTatcaccagcagcagcagcagtgcAGTGGTTATGTCGGTATCACAGTCTGCCGTCATGACGCAGGCAGTGGTACCGAGTAGTGCAGCGTACTCGATGGCCAACAATCACGTGGTAGCTCAGCTCGCCCAGGGTGTGCCCATGCAGTTGGCCGCAGCTCCTGGTACTTCCTCGTCAG GTGGGTCGAAAACCAAGACGCATGAGTCGACATCTCCTGACAAAAAGTGGCAAGCTCAGATAAACAGTGGTTTTGATGCTCTTGTGGCTTTTGCATCATCAGAATTAGACCGTAGTCGAGAATTGAAACGTAAAACTAGCGACAACGACAAGCCATTAGAAACGAGTCCTGTTACGCCGTCGACACCATCACCACCCCGTGACTCTGGAAGTAGCAAAGCGAAAGGTTTATTTGCGGCCGTAAAGCTTCCGTTCCGATGCGACTCCACATCAGCCAAGTGTCCTAAGCTGTCGGACATGTCATCTGTTAGCAGCCCATCATCCAGCTCATCTCGGGGAGCTCACAACTCACCGAGGTCGTCATCCCCTCTTGACCGGAGAGGTCCGCACACACCACCGGGGTCACCGAAAACGACGTACAGTCGAAAGAGCCGAAACAGACGACGACGTCGACACAGTCGATCATCAAGTTGCGACTCGTCTCGGAGTAGGAGTCATTCTAGCAGTCGCAGCTGGTCTAGTCGCTCTAGGAGTAGCAGTCTGAGTAGTATGTCGAGCGACAGCAGTGACAGCGATCAGGAACGAAAGGTTAAGAGTAGTGTGAGTGGGACGCGCCAGATAAGCAGTGGAAATCAGTATAGTAGTAAGAACGGCCTCACAGACAGAGTTGCATGCGGTGGAGTGAGTGCTAAAGGTGTCAGTTCCGGGACTATTCATGTTGTTAACAGTAATGTGTTAAGTGGTGGTGGTTTAGTGGTGATGAAATCGCTGGCTCCAGTTACTAACTCGGAAAGTGTGTTTTATCATGGAAACGGTAGTGGTGCGTTTTCACCGTTCATCATGGATCCGTCACAGAAAGCAGCAGTCACAGGGTGTTCTGGTGCCAGTAAGGGTTTACATGTACCACCAGCTGACATGGCTTACATACCGAGCAACTCCAGTGACAAACCACCTCCGCAGCTTATAAAGCAAACAAAGCTCGAATCTCACTCTGGTGGTTACCCTGACTATCCCTCGCAAATAAATCCCATTCCAACACACAATGCCTATGGTTCTCCACATACCGTACCTGCCCTCCACCACAATTCCACAGTGGAAAAATCTTCTTCAAAACCCCCACCCTTCTCTCCAAGATACATCCGGCCTCCACCACCCCCTCGTGTCCTTCAGACTGCAAACGCTCACACATCAAGTCCTGTGGCACCATCCCCACCAAACCCAGCTCATATCCATCATACTAAACTCActcgaccccctccccccaactctgccccaccccaacccctctTGACTCCACTGCAGCCACCTCCACTTCCGCCCATAATTGGTTCAAACAATTCTGCTTCTCCATCACATCCTAGATTTCCCGATTTTACACGCCCTCCACCACCCCTGGGTAATGCTCCAGTTCGGTCGTCCTTGGGACCACCCCATGGCTCCCCAATACCACAGCCACGACATTCACAACACAGTCCAAATAAACCAGCATCGGCAAATCTTCGTGTACACCATTCACAGCATAGTTCGGTTAGACCCAACCCATCGGTACGACCACCTTTACGACAGTCTCAGCCAAGCTCGGTTTGGCCGGCACATTCTAGTCAACTAAGATACGGTGCAGGAAACCCGACTCCAATGATGAACCATCTAAATGGTCCAGTCGATATGTCCCGACCACACATGGAAGCCCACCACCCACCGGCATGTGGCATACCACACATGGGCTATCTGGATGTGAGATCTAGGCCACCTAATGTTCACAGCTCCAACCCACTCTCCCACAATGTAATGTCAAACGCCACAAACATGGGCCAAAGGTCGGATCCTGGTGCATGCATGACTTTCCCCGGACAGACGATGAACAGGGGAATGCCATCTCAGTTTGGACCAGTGGGTCCTCCAGAATGGCAGACGTTCACATATGGAGGATCGAACATGGGATTAGGCCACCGTTAG